The DNA sequence CGGTTCAAACCTGACGCTCGCCCCTGACCCGGACAACAAGGTCGGCCCGCAGTTCAAGGCGACCGGTTTCCCGACGATGGTGATCGTCGGCAAGGACGGCAAGATCCAGGCCGTGAACGTCGGCAATATTGGCGATCTCGAGACGCGCGTGAAAGGCCAGCTCGACTCCCTGATCGCCGGCAAGCCGGTCAAGGGAGCGGACGCCGATCCGCCCGCACCGACGCCGCGTCCGAGCCCGGCCGGTGGCTTTGGCATCGGCAAGCCCGCCCCGGCGTTTGCCATCAATACCGTGGAAGGGAAGTCCGTTGGAAATACGACGTTCGGCAGCAACAAGGCCACGGTGCTCAATTTCGTTGCGGCCAATTGCGGGTTCTGCAAGAAGCAGGTTCCGCGCGTCGACGAGATCCGCAAGGAGTACGAGCCGAAGGGCGTCCGCTTCGTGAATGTCGTTCAGACCATGCGGCAGAAGTACGAGACGGACCAGGTCATCGACATCTTCAAGAACGCCGGTTCGCATCTTGAGCTGGCCCATGACGCCGACAACAAGGTCGGCCCGCTCTATCAGGCGAATGGATTCCCCACGATGGTGATCGTCGGCCAGAGCGGCAATGTCGAGGCGATCAACGTGGGCAACATCGCCGATCTCGAGTCGAAGATGAAGGGGCAGTTGGATGCCCTCGTGGCCGGAAAGTCCGTTCCTTCGAGTTTGGCAGGCTCCGCGCCGGCTGAGCGCCGGGCGCGTCGCCGACCGGCGGAGGACCTCGTGGGCAAACCCGCTCCCCAATTCAGCATCGAGACGATCGAGGGCAAGAAGCTGAGTAATGCGACCTTGGCCCAGCATCCGGCCACGGTCCTGAACTTCGTCGCCCCGAACTGCGGCTTCTGTAAGCGGCAGGTTCCGAACGTCGAGAAGGTTCGCGAGGAATACGAATCCAAGGGCGTTCGCTTCGTCAACGTCGTGCAGACGATGCGCCAGGCTTACGAGACGGACGAGGCCAAGAAGATCTTTGATGCCACGGGCTCGAAGCTGGAATTCGCGCACGACAAGCCCAACGCCGTCGGCGGGGCGTTCAAGGCTACGAGCTTCCCCACGATGGTCGTTGTGGATCGCAACGGCATGGTCAAGCATGTGAACATCGGCGCCAAGCCGGACATCGAGCAGGTTCTCAAGACCCAGCTTGATGCTCTGATCGCCGGTTCGTAGTTGCTGTCGAGTCGCCGCCGGTCGAATCTCGGGAGTTCCGGCGGCCTGGTGAACATGGCTTCGAACCCTGCAGCGCCTCGTCGTCTTCGTGATGGCGGGGCGCTGCTTTTTTCCGTAATGGGCGATCGGGCGGGCCCGGGCCCAATCCATTCGGTGCGGATCGTACCCGCTTGACACCGGAACTTGCCTGACCGAAATACTCCACTGCCGCACGGGGCGACGCACGTGGTTTCGCCGGGCGGATTACCCAACGGGGCAATTCATGCTCGACATCAAATATATCCGCGAGAACGTGGATCGCGTTCGACAGGGTGCGATCGACAAGCGCATTACCTGCGAACTGGATCGGCTCATCCAGGTGGACCAGCGCCGCCGGGAGATTCAGCAGGAACTCGATACGCTTCGCACGAGGGTCAAAGAAGACGGCTCCCGCGTGGGCCTGCTGCGCAATCCAAAGTCGGATTGGTATCGCCGGGCGGTAGCCGAGGGCAAAACGCACGAGGACATTCAAGCCGAGGCAGAGCGGGTTCAGGCCGAGCTTGCAGACATCAAGCCGCGCGTCAAAGCGCTGGAGGACGAGCAGGGTTCCGTCGTCGAGGAGTTCGATCGCCTGATGCTGACGATTCCCCAGCCGGCCGATCCGGATGCGCCGCTCGGAAAGGACGAATCTGAGAACGCCGAAATCCGCCGCGTGGGCGAGATCCCCGCGTTCGACTTTGAACCCAAGGATCATATTCAGCTCGGCGCCGCCCTGGGCATCATCGACGTGGAACGCGGCGTGAAGCTGGCCGGCTCACGCAACTATGTCCTTCGCGGTGACGGCGCCTTGCTCCACCAGGCTGTACTGCGTCTCGCCCAGGACACCGTCGTCGCCCGCGGCTATCAGCCCATGGTCGTACCCGTCCTCGTGAAGGAAGAGGTCATGTATGGCACGGGCTACTTTCCCACCGGTCGCGATCAGGCGTACCTTTGCGAACGCGATACGCTCTCTCTCGTGGGCACGGCCGAGGTGCCGCTCACCGCGTTTCACACCGACGAGATTCTGGCCGAGCAGGACCTGCCGGTCCGCCTGTGCGCTCTGAGCACGTGCTTCCGCCGCGAGGCCGGTGCGGCCGGCAAGGATACGTACGGGCTGTATCGCATACATCTTTTTGACAAGGTCGAGCAGGTCGTGCTCTGTCGAAATGACGTGGAAGAGAGCAAGCGATTCCACGCGGAGATCATGGCCAACGCGGAGGCGGTACTTCAGGCCTTGGAGCTGCCGTACCGCGTGGTCAACGTTTGCACCGGCGACCTGGGCATGGGGCAAGTGCAAAAGTACGACATCGAGACGTGGATGCCCTCGCGAAATTCCTACGGCGAGACGCACTCCGCGTCACGCTTTTACGAGTTCCAGGCTCGCCGCCTCATGCTCCGCTATCGTGACGGAGCCAAGAAGATCCATTATTGCCACACGCTCAACAACACCGTCATCGCCTCTCCGCGTATTCTCATCCCGCTGCTGGAGCTGAACCAGAACGCCGATGGATCGATCACGATTCCGAAAGCGCTGCGGGGATACATGGGCGGGAGAGAGCGAATTGCGACCGCGGGAAAGTAGGTTCCGCCCTGCGGAGCATCTTGTGGGGCATGCGGTTCGCGTGTCGCTTGGCACGCGGTTCGCATCCCGTTACGACTGCTCCACGACTTGCCTCAGGTACTTCCCCATCTCCTCAAGAAACTTCCCCATCTGCGCCTTGTAGCTGAACCGCTCGATTACCACCTCGCGCATTCGGTGTACGATTTCCTGCCGCAGCGCCTCCCCCTCCAGGAACCGCTCCGCCACGCGTTCGAATTCCTCGGCCGAGTCAAACACGAGGTCCGCGAACCCGGGGAATGCTTCGTCCGGGTAGGGCAGCTCGGCTGCCATGCGCAGATTGGCCACGATGTAATCATCGCCCGGATCGACGTCATCGAGTCCCCGTCCGCAAAACGTCCGCAGGTTTTCCCATAATTCGCCGTCCTCGCAGGCAAGCACATCTCGCATCGTGTGCAGAT is a window from the Phycisphaerae bacterium genome containing:
- the serS gene encoding serine--tRNA ligase, with translation MLDIKYIRENVDRVRQGAIDKRITCELDRLIQVDQRRREIQQELDTLRTRVKEDGSRVGLLRNPKSDWYRRAVAEGKTHEDIQAEAERVQAELADIKPRVKALEDEQGSVVEEFDRLMLTIPQPADPDAPLGKDESENAEIRRVGEIPAFDFEPKDHIQLGAALGIIDVERGVKLAGSRNYVLRGDGALLHQAVLRLAQDTVVARGYQPMVVPVLVKEEVMYGTGYFPTGRDQAYLCERDTLSLVGTAEVPLTAFHTDEILAEQDLPVRLCALSTCFRREAGAAGKDTYGLYRIHLFDKVEQVVLCRNDVEESKRFHAEIMANAEAVLQALELPYRVVNVCTGDLGMGQVQKYDIETWMPSRNSYGETHSASRFYEFQARRLMLRYRDGAKKIHYCHTLNNTVIASPRILIPLLELNQNADGSITIPKALRGYMGGRERIATAGK